Proteins from a single region of Bradyrhizobium diazoefficiens:
- a CDS encoding class I SAM-dependent methyltransferase yields the protein MVYQSALAMDLHLPPLYPVHSAANYGLLYILMRAVTEMGCSTVLELGAGQTTRFLDSLQVRKPEMKVVTLESNKEWHEKISKMVSHEVFHQPLVRRNIAGIEVDAYVDLTPLKDTKFDLVLVDGPHGSKRNSRWTSLEILSGHLAEEFIVIFDDAERIGEQDTIRQFMQSYIGKIEFSTVTSMKCQFVAFSPKFRAAKYL from the coding sequence ATGGTCTATCAAAGCGCTTTGGCAATGGACCTGCACCTGCCGCCTCTCTATCCAGTTCATTCGGCGGCAAACTACGGCCTTCTCTACATTTTGATGAGGGCCGTTACAGAGATGGGCTGTTCTACGGTTCTGGAGTTAGGGGCGGGCCAAACGACTCGGTTTTTAGATTCGCTTCAGGTGCGAAAGCCGGAAATGAAGGTGGTCACTCTGGAAAGCAATAAGGAGTGGCACGAAAAGATATCGAAAATGGTTTCGCACGAAGTTTTTCACCAGCCTCTCGTTCGAAGGAATATCGCGGGAATCGAGGTGGACGCGTACGTTGATCTTACTCCCTTGAAAGATACAAAATTTGATTTGGTGTTGGTTGATGGCCCGCATGGATCGAAGCGCAACTCGCGTTGGACTAGCTTGGAAATCCTATCCGGGCATCTTGCGGAGGAATTTATAGTCATCTTCGACGACGCAGAGAGGATCGGCGAGCAGGACACTATTCGTCAGTTCATGCAGTCCTACATTGGAAAGATAGAGTTCAGCACCGTGACGAGCATGAAATGCCAATTTGTGGCATTCTCTCCAAAATTTCGAGCTGCAAAGTATCTGTAG